In Chloracidobacterium sp., the following proteins share a genomic window:
- a CDS encoding protein kinase: protein MPYAAAGRDGVLRVTAPQLFYDDKVRMGDEVIQIDGKVLDGFNRFRLYVRQLDPGVPHAFTFRRDGEIFAREITPRPPGMDHFLNTLENGILTPAILIVTALFLFLFKPNNKLTLLATIAFLLCAMSMSPIHFVIFEETSIGLASLWLVGYLLSLLNAVALLNFFIFFPQPLRLVKRFPKLEFAIYLPFLLYVIPTEIGQQLAWNGFAAFNVFYTTPLFLGDMFYPVYNVACIGALVSNYRDADELGKRRLFFLAITIPIIFAPFILIQLVLPWVESLVGQAVFVAGIWRDFAGNIFYILAPPVFAYAVIRHRVIPISFIIRLGLRYLFAKNGLRLMVLLPVAGIIWNIVTDPNRTLPEILLRNSAFFYLCVALAVGIAMLSRFRLNEWIDKRFFRAQYDGEHLLRNLIERVKSSDSIGTLSRLVSDQIEAAMHPVCIYFFFEDTRNSTFSLSYSTGSNSIKAKLPADSALLDTMRHQESAVEIQSLVIDQIPRDEREWLTRIDANLVVPMHGTNGKLAGLFVLGKKLSETAYTAREKELLLAVANQVAIVNENLVLRDRMRSDQRIRHEVLSRLDESNINLLKECPRCGRCFDRCDDRCPTDGAELTFTLPVERTIENRYRLDKLLGRGGMGAVYEASDLRINRTVALKILSGSLFGNREAQRRFEREAHIAGKLNHRNIVTVFDYGSLSTEGAFLVMEKIHGSTLASILTQKGNLDARTMVEWIGQMLDGVDAAHQAGIIHRDLKPENVFVTQQDDGLVRVCILDFGLARLNENEFANSVTVPGTVLGTLGYMPPEQLHGEKVNERGDLFSIGVIGFECLYGKRPYAGRTYRELLQSMTVRPVFKDDDPFAAFFLQSLAHDPNVRFPSAREMKRALTTLTIR from the coding sequence ATGCCGTACGCTGCGGCGGGACGCGACGGCGTCCTGCGCGTTACGGCCCCGCAGCTATTTTACGATGACAAGGTTCGAATGGGAGATGAGGTCATTCAAATCGATGGTAAAGTCCTCGACGGCTTCAACAGGTTCCGGTTGTATGTCCGCCAGTTAGACCCGGGCGTGCCGCATGCGTTTACCTTTCGACGCGACGGCGAGATCTTTGCTCGCGAGATCACGCCAAGACCGCCCGGAATGGACCACTTTCTCAATACGCTTGAAAACGGAATATTGACGCCCGCAATTCTGATCGTCACCGCACTGTTCTTATTCCTGTTCAAGCCAAATAATAAGCTCACGCTCCTCGCCACGATCGCCTTTCTGCTCTGTGCCATGTCGATGTCTCCGATCCATTTCGTGATATTTGAAGAAACATCCATCGGCCTGGCGTCACTTTGGTTGGTCGGCTATCTGTTAAGCCTCCTTAACGCGGTCGCTCTGCTCAATTTTTTTATTTTTTTTCCGCAGCCGCTTCGCTTGGTCAAACGTTTTCCAAAACTCGAGTTTGCGATCTACCTGCCGTTTCTCCTCTACGTTATACCAACCGAGATCGGTCAACAGCTTGCGTGGAATGGTTTCGCGGCCTTCAACGTCTTCTACACGACTCCGCTCTTCCTGGGCGATATGTTTTATCCGGTATACAATGTGGCCTGCATCGGCGCCCTTGTGTCCAACTATCGAGACGCGGATGAGCTTGGTAAGAGGCGACTGTTCTTTCTGGCAATCACAATTCCGATCATTTTTGCGCCCTTCATACTCATACAACTTGTATTACCGTGGGTTGAATCGCTGGTCGGTCAGGCTGTATTCGTTGCTGGCATATGGCGCGACTTTGCTGGGAACATTTTCTATATTCTTGCTCCACCCGTATTCGCCTACGCGGTGATTCGTCATCGGGTAATACCGATTTCGTTCATCATTCGGCTCGGTCTGCGGTATCTTTTCGCAAAAAACGGACTGCGCTTAATGGTGTTGCTGCCTGTTGCTGGAATTATTTGGAATATTGTTACCGACCCGAATCGAACGTTGCCGGAAATTCTCCTTCGTAATTCCGCGTTCTTTTACTTGTGCGTCGCTCTTGCTGTGGGGATTGCGATGCTGTCGCGATTTCGCCTAAATGAGTGGATCGACAAGCGTTTTTTTCGGGCGCAGTACGACGGCGAACATCTTCTGCGCAATCTGATCGAACGAGTGAAATCGTCCGATTCGATCGGCACGCTGTCTCGCCTTGTGAGTGACCAGATCGAGGCTGCTATGCACCCGGTCTGCATCTACTTTTTCTTCGAAGACACGCGGAACAGCACATTTTCGCTCAGCTATTCGACGGGCTCAAATTCTATCAAGGCCAAACTTCCGGCCGACTCGGCATTGCTTGATACGATGCGTCATCAGGAATCGGCCGTCGAGATACAATCGCTTGTTATCGATCAGATACCGCGGGACGAAAGAGAATGGCTTACTCGGATCGACGCCAATCTAGTCGTGCCGATGCATGGAACGAACGGAAAACTCGCCGGCCTTTTTGTGCTCGGAAAGAAGCTTTCCGAAACCGCGTACACCGCGCGTGAAAAAGAGCTTCTCCTCGCCGTCGCGAACCAGGTTGCCATTGTCAACGAAAACCTTGTGCTAAGAGATAGAATGCGCAGCGATCAGCGAATCAGACACGAAGTCCTATCGCGGCTGGATGAAAGCAATATTAACCTGCTGAAAGAGTGTCCCCGCTGCGGACGTTGCTTCGATCGTTGTGACGATAGATGTCCAACTGACGGCGCGGAATTGACCTTCACCTTGCCGGTTGAGAGGACTATTGAGAATAGATATCGCCTCGATAAACTGCTGGGACGAGGCGGCATGGGAGCCGTTTATGAGGCAAGCGATCTTCGAATAAACCGAACGGTCGCGCTAAAGATCTTAAGCGGCTCGCTATTTGGAAACCGCGAAGCACAGCGCCGCTTTGAACGCGAAGCCCACATCGCCGGGAAACTCAATCATCGCAATATCGTAACCGTTTTTGACTATGGATCGCTCTCGACCGAAGGCGCTTTTCTCGTTATGGAAAAGATCCACGGCTCGACATTGGCAAGCATCCTGACCCAAAAAGGGAATCTTGACGCGAGGACGATGGTCGAATGGATCGGCCAGATGCTCGACGGTGTTGATGCTGCCCATCAAGCCGGCATCATTCACCGCGATCTCAAACCCGAGAACGTATTTGTTACACAGCAAGATGATGGGTTGGTTCGAGTGTGTATCTTGGATTTCGGATTAGCGAGGCTGAATGAGAACGAATTCGCGAACAGCGTCACTGTTCCGGGAACGGTTTTGGGCACACTGGGATATATGCCGCCGGAGCAGCTTCACGGCGAAAAGGTGAACGAACGCGGCGACCTATTTTCCATCGGCGTCATCGGCTTCGAATGTCTCTACGGCAAACGCCCCTATGCCGGCAGGACCTATCGTGAATTGCTCCAGTCGATGACAGTCCGGCCCGTATTCAAGGATGATGATCCGTTTGCAGCATTCTTTTTGCAAAGCCTTGCGCACGATCCTAATGTTAGATTCCCGAGCGCCCGCGAAATGAAACGCGCGCTCACGACCCTGACGATCAGGTAG
- a CDS encoding quinone-dependent dihydroorotate dehydrogenase, with translation MWDKVARPALFGLDAERAHEIGIRAMKMGLASPFYVDDASFGLPPVELFGLKFTNRLGIAAGFDKNGVVVEQLASLGFGFVEVGTVTLQPQRGNPRPRLFRLPSDRALINRLGFNNDGAHAVAERLSKLDRRCIVGVNIGRNKDIPNEGAVENYLACFEIMQPVADYVAVNVSSPNTPNLRDLQRAESLEPLLSALAAKNSEIGRKPLLVKVAPDLTEAEIEVTVDVCLSFAIDGIIATNTTVSRDGLQTSDVARFGDGGLSGRPLFERSNMVISTIDRYSGGKLPIVGVGGIFTAEDALAKLAAGASLVQAYTGFIYGGPSFPADVSRSLARTPDRPSTFFCETNEIDVS, from the coding sequence ATCTGGGACAAAGTTGCGCGGCCCGCGTTGTTCGGCCTCGATGCCGAACGGGCGCACGAGATCGGCATCAGGGCAATGAAAATGGGCCTCGCGTCGCCGTTCTATGTCGATGACGCGTCGTTCGGACTGCCGCCTGTAGAGCTGTTCGGGTTGAAATTCACAAATCGGCTTGGAATTGCGGCCGGATTCGACAAGAACGGAGTCGTCGTTGAACAGCTTGCGTCGCTTGGATTCGGTTTTGTCGAGGTAGGCACGGTGACTTTGCAGCCGCAACGAGGCAATCCAAGACCGAGACTTTTTCGCCTGCCTTCCGATCGAGCATTGATCAATCGGCTCGGTTTCAATAATGACGGTGCTCACGCCGTCGCCGAACGCCTTTCCAAACTCGACCGCCGCTGCATCGTCGGGGTGAATATCGGCAGGAACAAGGATATCCCGAATGAAGGAGCCGTCGAGAATTATCTTGCCTGCTTCGAGATCATGCAGCCGGTGGCGGATTACGTCGCGGTCAATGTCTCCTCGCCAAATACCCCAAATCTACGCGATCTACAGCGTGCGGAGAGCCTTGAACCGCTGCTTTCGGCCCTGGCCGCAAAAAACAGCGAGATCGGTCGAAAACCGCTTTTGGTCAAGGTCGCTCCCGACCTGACAGAAGCCGAGATCGAGGTGACGGTAGATGTTTGTCTGAGTTTTGCGATCGACGGGATCATCGCGACGAACACGACCGTCTCGCGCGACGGATTGCAAACATCCGATGTCGCGAGATTCGGCGACGGCGGACTGAGCGGACGGCCGCTGTTTGAGAGGTCTAATATGGTCATTTCGACCATCGATCGCTACTCTGGCGGCAAATTGCCGATCGTCGGCGTCGGCGGCATCTTTACAGCCGAAGACGCCCTGGCAAAGCTCGCCGCCGGCGCGTCGCTGGTTCAGGCTTACACGGGCTTCATCTACGGCGGGCCTTCTTTTCCAGCCGACGTGAGTCGGAGCTTGGCGAGGACGCCGGACCGGCCGTCGACGTTTTTTTGCGAGACTAACGAGATCGACGTAAGTTAG
- the pyrR gene encoding bifunctional pyr operon transcriptional regulator/uracil phosphoribosyltransferase PyrR, which yields MVEKSRIMDSTSMKRALRRLSTEIAETNQGADDLYLVGIRRRGVPLAERIRDKIEQIEGVKPLYGILDITLYRDDLSTVGANPIVNRTELEEDIDGKTIVLIDDVLYTGRTIRAALDQLMDFGRPKRVQLAVLIDRGREHRELPIQADFVGKTVPTKQTEIIKVMLKEFDDVEAVGIFERP from the coding sequence CTGGTCGAAAAGTCGCGGATCATGGACTCGACTTCGATGAAGCGTGCCCTGCGCCGCCTTTCGACCGAGATCGCAGAAACTAATCAAGGAGCCGACGACCTCTATCTCGTAGGCATCCGCCGACGCGGAGTTCCGCTCGCCGAACGCATCCGCGACAAGATAGAACAGATCGAGGGCGTCAAACCGCTCTACGGCATTCTTGACATCACGCTCTATCGCGATGATCTATCGACCGTCGGTGCGAATCCGATCGTGAACCGCACGGAGCTCGAGGAAGACATCGACGGCAAGACCATCGTCCTGATCGACGACGTACTCTACACAGGACGTACGATCCGGGCGGCCCTCGACCAGTTGATGGATTTTGGCCGGCCAAAACGTGTGCAGCTCGCGGTCCTCATCGACCGCGGCCGCGAACATCGCGAGTTGCCGATCCAGGCCGATTTCGTCGGCAAAACCGTTCCGACAAAACAGACTGAGATCATCAAGGTGATGTTAAAGGAATTTGATGACGTTGAGGCCGTCGGTATTTTCGAGAGACCCTAG
- a CDS encoding aspartate carbamoyltransferase catalytic subunit codes for MKKPYRRRDLLGIRDLSPAEIVGILDTAETFTEISSREVKKVPALRGKTIINLFFEASTRTRTSFELAAKRLSADAVNISVSSSSLSKGETLLDTALNLDAMAPDCIVVRHSSAGVPHQLAKVSQAAIVNAGDGSNEHPTQALLDAMTIREHKKHIDGLEVAIVGDILHSRVARSNIHLLTKLGANVRIAGPGTLVPGDLASFVSDGLTVCPHVEDALHGADVVMILRIQRERQDSAYFPTLREYSIHYGLTNDRLDLARKDAIVLHPGPMNRGIEIASDVADGSRSLILDQVKYGVAVRMAVLYLASGSPTGN; via the coding sequence GTGAAGAAGCCATACCGCCGCAGAGACCTTCTCGGCATCCGCGATCTGAGCCCGGCGGAGATCGTCGGCATTCTCGATACCGCCGAAACATTTACCGAAATATCGAGCCGCGAGGTCAAAAAGGTTCCAGCTCTTAGGGGCAAGACCATTATCAATCTCTTCTTCGAAGCCTCGACACGCACCCGAACTTCATTTGAGCTTGCAGCAAAACGCCTCTCGGCGGACGCCGTCAATATCAGCGTCTCGTCATCCAGTCTGAGCAAAGGCGAAACGCTGCTTGATACGGCGTTGAATCTCGACGCGATGGCTCCCGATTGTATCGTCGTCCGACATTCGTCAGCCGGCGTGCCGCATCAGCTCGCAAAGGTCTCGCAGGCCGCCATCGTCAACGCCGGTGACGGGTCGAACGAGCACCCGACACAGGCATTGCTCGACGCGATGACGATCCGCGAGCATAAGAAACACATCGACGGCCTCGAGGTCGCGATCGTCGGAGACATCCTCCACAGCCGTGTAGCGAGATCTAACATTCACCTATTGACCAAACTGGGGGCGAACGTCCGCATCGCAGGGCCGGGAACGCTCGTCCCGGGCGATCTTGCGTCCTTCGTCAGTGACGGCCTCACCGTCTGCCCGCACGTTGAGGATGCTCTGCACGGAGCTGACGTAGTCATGATCCTGCGGATACAGCGCGAGCGGCAGGACTCGGCCTACTTCCCGACATTAAGGGAATATTCGATACACTACGGCCTCACCAATGATCGGCTCGATCTGGCGAGGAAAGACGCCATCGTCCTTCACCCCGGCCCGATGAACCGAGGTATAGAGATCGCATCTGACGTTGCTGACGGCTCGCGCTCGCTGATCCTCGACCAGGTAAAATACGGCGTCGCCGTGCGGATGGCGGTGCTCTATCTGGCATCAGGAAGCCCGACCGGAAACTGA
- a CDS encoding dihydroorotase, with protein sequence MKLLIANGHLIDPAAPENTGTSVLVEAGKVVAWIKPGEAVPADCEVFDASGLLVAPGFIDMHVHLREPGQEHKETIASGCAAAVAGGWTSVCPMPNTQPVNDNAAITRYMIEQAERAAVANVFPIGAITKSSDGSELAEMGEMKAAGAVAVSDDGRPVPNAGIMRRAMQYARDFDLPVIDHCEDKSLSSGGVMHEGKISLLLGLKGMPALAEEIDAVRDILLAKETGAHIHIAHVSTRGAIEAVRRAKNEGINVTCEVTPHHFTLTDRAVECGHSCPHERRFDANPSVASGNFVGGTDDADKSVRTPSAYDTNTKMAPPLRSEEHLEAIIEGIRDGTIDAIATDHAPHHADEKALEYDRAPFGIIGLETAIGLALTELVHKGVISLERLVEMCATNPARIFRIEGRGTLTPGSHADVTLIDPALTWTYTNAESRSRSRNTPFDGWQFNGGVVASIVGGRIVYQRMEEK encoded by the coding sequence ATGAAATTGCTGATCGCGAACGGCCATCTCATCGATCCCGCCGCACCTGAGAATACAGGTACGTCCGTTTTGGTCGAAGCTGGTAAGGTCGTGGCGTGGATCAAGCCCGGAGAGGCTGTTCCGGCGGATTGTGAGGTGTTTGACGCGAGCGGCCTGCTGGTTGCTCCCGGCTTTATCGATATGCATGTGCATCTGCGCGAGCCTGGGCAGGAGCATAAGGAGACGATCGCGAGCGGCTGTGCCGCAGCGGTCGCGGGCGGGTGGACGAGTGTTTGTCCGATGCCGAATACCCAGCCGGTCAACGACAACGCCGCGATCACTCGTTACATGATCGAGCAGGCTGAGCGGGCAGCAGTCGCGAATGTCTTCCCGATTGGAGCGATCACCAAGTCTTCCGACGGTTCTGAACTGGCTGAGATGGGCGAAATGAAAGCCGCCGGTGCCGTTGCCGTTTCAGACGACGGGCGGCCGGTGCCGAACGCAGGCATAATGCGACGAGCGATGCAATACGCACGCGATTTTGATCTGCCGGTCATCGACCATTGCGAAGACAAGTCTCTGTCGAGCGGCGGCGTAATGCACGAAGGCAAGATATCACTCCTACTTGGCCTCAAAGGTATGCCCGCACTTGCCGAGGAGATAGACGCCGTCCGTGACATTCTGCTCGCGAAGGAGACCGGCGCCCACATTCACATCGCACATGTATCGACACGAGGAGCGATCGAGGCCGTCCGCCGTGCAAAGAACGAAGGCATCAATGTCACCTGCGAGGTCACACCTCACCATTTTACTCTGACAGACCGAGCCGTGGAGTGCGGACACTCATGTCCGCATGAGCGTCGCTTCGACGCGAACCCGAGCGTCGCGAGCGGCAACTTCGTCGGAGGAACCGACGATGCGGACAAGAGTGTCCGCACTCCCTCCGCCTACGACACCAACACCAAAATGGCGCCACCGCTCCGCAGTGAAGAACATCTCGAAGCGATCATCGAAGGCATCCGTGATGGCACCATCGACGCGATCGCGACCGATCACGCCCCGCACCATGCCGACGAGAAAGCCCTCGAATACGACCGAGCACCATTCGGCATTATTGGCCTCGAAACGGCGATCGGATTGGCATTAACTGAACTTGTCCATAAGGGCGTCATTAGCCTCGAACGGCTCGTCGAGATGTGCGCGACAAATCCGGCCCGCATTTTTCGCATCGAGGGACGCGGCACGCTAACGCCCGGCTCGCACGCCGACGTGACCCTGATTGACCCCGCCTTAACTTGGACATACACTAATGCCGAATCGCGTTCCAGATCGCGGAATACACCGTTCGACGGATGGCAGTTCAACGGCGGTGTCGTCGCAAGTATTGTCGGCGGGCGTATTGTCTATCAACGCATGGAGGAAAAATGA
- a CDS encoding TerC family protein, protein MEFLTDPQVWIAFITLTVLELVLGIDNVIFISILSNRVAVPKRSQARFIGLSLSLVMRVVLLFSLAWVMGLTTPLFTVAGYSISGRDLILLIGGLFLLAKSTHEIHGSLEGPEGDSGKTAVAGFASAVIQITLLNLVFSLDSIITAVGMVSTKPVAEGGLGEAAIWIMIAAVVVSIVAMIGLASSIGAFVHRHPTVKMLALSFLLMIGASLIAEGMHFHIPKGYIYFAMAFSVFVEMLNIRLRKKGPPVVLHSEFTREDEAPARPAG, encoded by the coding sequence ATGGAATTCCTCACTGATCCCCAGGTCTGGATCGCTTTCATCACGCTGACGGTGCTCGAGCTTGTTCTTGGCATCGACAATGTGATCTTCATCTCGATCCTGTCGAATCGGGTCGCTGTGCCCAAGCGCTCACAGGCCCGTTTTATAGGGCTCTCGCTCTCGCTGGTGATGCGCGTCGTTCTGCTGTTCTCGCTTGCGTGGGTGATGGGCCTGACGACGCCGCTATTTACGGTCGCGGGCTATTCGATCTCAGGCCGTGACCTAATACTGCTGATAGGCGGCCTGTTCCTTCTCGCGAAGAGCACTCATGAGATACATGGCTCGCTCGAAGGCCCCGAGGGCGATAGCGGAAAGACCGCCGTAGCCGGCTTTGCATCTGCCGTCATCCAGATAACGCTCCTGAACCTTGTTTTCTCGCTAGACTCGATCATCACGGCCGTCGGAATGGTGAGCACAAAGCCCGTCGCGGAAGGTGGACTCGGCGAAGCGGCGATTTGGATAATGATCGCAGCAGTTGTGGTGTCGATCGTTGCGATGATCGGGCTTGCGAGTTCGATCGGGGCATTTGTTCACCGGCATCCGACAGTAAAGATGCTCGCTCTCTCTTTCCTTCTTATGATCGGCGCATCGCTCATCGCAGAAGGCATGCACTTCCACATACCGAAAGGCTACATCTACTTCGCGATGGCATTCTCAGTGTTTGTCGAGATGCTTAATATCAGGCTGCGGAAGAAAGGCCCGCCCGTAGTCCTCCACAGCGAATTCACGCGGGAAGACGAGGCACCGGCTCGGCCGGCAGGCTAG
- a CDS encoding S9 family peptidase produces MKRSLVLLVLAAFFAALPVSAQTWEYPKARRADQVDDFHGVKVEDPYRWMEDTESAEMRAWIEAENKLTFDYLGAIPQRAAIKARLTELWNYERYSAPMKVTDGFYVYSKNDGLQNQSVLYKAKSIDDPGTVFFDPNKIAKDGTAALGGSSFTDDGKIWAYSVAVAGSDRREWKFMNTHTGDLLPDRLAPNRYGSFSWLNDNSGFFYGSYAPVEKGQELKATTYYQKLYFHKMGTPQSDDFVVYERPDNKEYFSGAQVSEDGNWLIITVGKGTERMNMVYFKNLTMQKAPIMPLVENLNNSWSFIGNDGSVFYFETDKDASRGKVVKVDALAPQKGWTDVIPESADTLGSVSFINDQFVLDYLHDAATQIKIYETNGKFVREVKLPGVGTAGGFGGKRNDTETFYTYSSYNAPPTIYRYDMKTGRSSVFRQSKVKFDPAKFEVKEVFYTSKDGTKIPMFLTYKKGLKLNGKNPTLLYGYGGFNIPMTPGFSIARVGWLEMGGVYAVACLRGGSEYGKDWWKGGSRLKKQNVFDDFAWAAKWLIANKYTSTPKLAINGGSNGGLLVGATLNQHPDLFAAAVPQVGVMDMLRFDKFTIGWAWRSDYGDPTDEADFNAMYAYSPYHQAKPGTKYPPVLVTTADHDDRVFPAHSFKYTAAMQHAQAGDAPVLIRIQTRGGHGAGLPTTLAIEQQADIYAFLVMSLGMK; encoded by the coding sequence ATGAAACGCAGTCTCGTCTTGTTGGTCCTGGCGGCTTTTTTTGCCGCGCTGCCCGTAAGCGCGCAGACGTGGGAATATCCAAAGGCGCGCCGCGCTGACCAAGTCGACGATTTTCATGGCGTAAAGGTTGAGGATCCTTATCGCTGGATGGAAGACACGGAATCGGCTGAGATGCGGGCCTGGATCGAAGCTGAGAATAAGCTAACCTTCGATTACCTTGGGGCTATTCCGCAACGTGCCGCCATCAAGGCCCGTCTGACCGAACTTTGGAATTACGAGCGCTATTCGGCTCCGATGAAGGTCACCGACGGCTTCTATGTCTATTCGAAGAACGACGGCCTGCAGAATCAATCGGTGCTCTACAAGGCCAAGTCGATCGACGATCCGGGCACAGTTTTCTTCGATCCGAACAAGATCGCAAAGGACGGCACGGCGGCACTCGGCGGTTCATCGTTCACCGACGACGGCAAGATCTGGGCCTACAGTGTTGCTGTCGCCGGGTCGGACCGGCGCGAGTGGAAGTTCATGAACACGCACACCGGCGATTTGCTCCCTGACAGACTCGCACCGAACCGTTATGGCAGTTTCTCATGGCTCAATGACAACTCGGGTTTCTTTTACGGCAGTTATGCTCCGGTCGAAAAGGGGCAGGAACTGAAGGCGACGACCTATTACCAGAAGCTGTATTTTCACAAGATGGGCACGCCGCAGAGTGACGATTTTGTCGTGTATGAGCGGCCTGACAACAAGGAATACTTCAGCGGAGCGCAGGTCAGCGAGGACGGCAACTGGCTCATCATCACCGTTGGCAAAGGGACCGAGCGGATGAACATGGTCTATTTCAAGAACCTGACCATGCAGAAGGCACCGATAATGCCGCTTGTCGAAAACCTCAACAACAGCTGGAGCTTTATCGGCAACGACGGTTCGGTTTTCTATTTTGAGACCGACAAGGACGCCTCGCGCGGAAAGGTCGTTAAGGTCGATGCGCTTGCACCGCAAAAGGGCTGGACAGATGTGATTCCCGAATCCGCCGATACGCTTGGAAGTGTCTCGTTCATCAACGATCAGTTCGTTCTGGATTATCTTCACGATGCTGCAACGCAGATCAAGATCTACGAGACCAATGGCAAATTCGTCCGTGAAGTCAAGCTGCCCGGCGTCGGCACGGCGGGCGGATTTGGCGGAAAGCGAAACGATACTGAAACCTTCTATACGTACTCGAGCTACAATGCTCCGCCCACGATCTATCGGTACGATATGAAGACGGGACGGTCGTCGGTCTTTCGTCAGTCGAAGGTGAAATTCGATCCTGCGAAGTTCGAGGTCAAAGAGGTCTTTTATACCTCAAAAGACGGCACGAAAATCCCAATGTTTCTGACCTATAAGAAAGGCCTGAAGCTGAACGGCAAGAATCCGACGCTGCTCTACGGCTATGGTGGATTCAACATCCCGATGACGCCCGGCTTCTCGATAGCCCGTGTCGGATGGCTCGAGATGGGAGGCGTATATGCGGTCGCCTGCCTGCGAGGCGGCAGCGAATACGGCAAGGACTGGTGGAAGGGCGGCTCGCGGCTTAAGAAGCAGAACGTCTTTGACGACTTTGCATGGGCGGCAAAATGGCTGATCGCCAACAAATACACGTCCACGCCCAAGCTGGCGATCAACGGCGGCTCGAATGGCGGCCTGCTCGTGGGTGCGACGCTCAACCAGCATCCTGACCTCTTTGCTGCGGCTGTGCCGCAGGTTGGTGTGATGGACATGCTCAGGTTCGATAAATTTACTATCGGCTGGGCGTGGCGGAGCGATTATGGTGACCCGACGGATGAGGCTGATTTCAATGCGATGTACGCCTATTCTCCATATCATCAGGCAAAACCGGGAACGAAATATCCGCCGGTGCTGGTCACTACGGCGGACCACGATGACCGCGTGTTTCCCGCACACAGCTTCAAATACACGGCCGCGATGCAGCACGCTCAAGCCGGCGATGCTCCGGTCTTGATCCGCATCCAGACACGCGGCGGCCACGGCGCGGGATTGCCGACGACGCTCGCGATAGAGCAGCAGGCTGATATCTATGCGTTTCTGGTCATGAGCCTGGGAATGAAGTAG
- a CDS encoding carboxypeptidase regulatory-like domain-containing protein produces MNRQRGSRLSLTSRERHHRGRTLSRAKTIGGTGTQTFFGNYGLTNANGTWNLYIRDDAGNPLHAPESISGCFAGGWGLEFFATTAAQASISGRVMTADGRPIRNATVTVTGNGLSEPRVVQTGSFGYYSFDGLATGETYVVTVSQRRFIFQTPSRVVTLTDNIADLDFIAGPGPEVMDP; encoded by the coding sequence TTGAACCGACAACGTGGGAGTCGCCTGTCACTAACTTCCCGGGAGCGGCACCACCGGGGCCGTACTCTGAGCCGGGCAAAGACCATAGGCGGCACGGGCACACAGACGTTCTTTGGCAACTACGGCCTGACGAACGCCAATGGCACATGGAACCTCTACATCCGCGATGACGCTGGCAACCCGCTGCACGCACCTGAGTCCATATCAGGCTGCTTTGCGGGCGGCTGGGGCCTTGAGTTCTTTGCGACAACGGCCGCACAAGCCTCGATCTCAGGCCGCGTGATGACAGCCGACGGGCGGCCTATACGCAACGCAACGGTCACCGTCACGGGCAACGGCCTGAGTGAGCCCAGAGTGGTCCAGACGGGCTCGTTCGGCTACTACTCATTCGACGGCCTTGCCACGGGCGAGACGTATGTTGTCACCGTCAGCCAACGCCGCTTCATCTTCCAGACCCCAAGCCGCGTTGTCACCCTCACAGACAACATCGCCGACCTCGATTTCATCGCCGGGCCCGGCCCGGAGGTGATGGACCCGTAA